ACGGTCGTTCTGGTCAAGGGCTCGCATGGGATGAGAATGGAGCATGTAGCAAACGCACTGTGTACCGGGGGTGCGACATGCTGACACATTTTTTCCTTTCGATGGCAGGTGAGCATACCTGGTTGAACATCTTTCGCTACGTCACTTTCCGAGGTGTCCTGGCAGTGATGACCGCACTGGCTCTGGGTGTGTTTGTATTCCCTTACACCATTCGGAAACTCACGCAGTATTCGATCGGCGAGGTGACAAGGGATGACGATGTGCCGATGCACTCCGGCAAGGGCGGCACGCCAACGATGGGCGGTGTCATCATCATCCTCTCAGTGTGCATCGCAGTCCTGCTATGGGCGGATCTGAACGTGCGATTTGTGTGGATCGTGCTGATGGGGATGCTTGGATTTGCTGTCATCGGGTTTATCGATGATTGGATCAAGTTGAAAAGTGTCATCAACGGCACCCCGCGCGGCCTCAGTGTTCGCGTCAAGCTGCTGATGCAGATCGTGACTGCGGCTGTTATTGCGCTGGCCCTGTACATGACCGCGACATCGCCGGTGGATACGGCATATATCGTTCCGGTTCTCAAGGACATATCGCTCGATTTCGGTATCTGGTTCATACCGCTGACGATGTTGGTCATCGTCGCGACCAGCAACGCCACCAATCTGACAGATGGCCTGGACGGTCTCGCTATTTTGCCGATCGTCATGGTTGCCGGTGGTTTGGGAGTGTTCAGTTATGCAACCGGTCACTCCGTGTTTTCGCAATACCTTGCGATTCCGTTTATCGAGGGCGCGGGTGAGCTGGCAATTTTTTGTGCATCAATCGTAGGCGGTGGTCTGGCGTTTTTGGCATTCAACTGTCATCCCGCCCAGATTTTCATGGGTGACGTCGGAGCGCTTGCTCTGGGAACTGCCATCGCAGTTGTCGCCGTGGCGGTCCGACAGGAATTGGTGCTGTTCGTGATGGGGGGACTGTTTGTACTGGAAGCTGTATCAGTGATCACACAGGTCATTTCATACAAGCTGTTCGGTCGGCGGATCTGGCTGATGTCACCCCTGCATCATCATCTGGAACTGAAGCAATGGCCCGAGACCCGGATTACTGTCCGGCTTTGGATTGTTTCGTTTGTGCTGGTTCTGAGCGGACTGGCGACATTGAAAATAAGATAAGAGAGGTATGGTCATGCAAGCAACGCAAAATACTATAGGTAATTCGGTACCAAGTGCTGTTGTCGTTGGATTGGGGAAGAACAGCATCTCCTGCGCAGCCTATCTGATTGATGAAGGCTGGGACGTGGAGATGCTTGACGTGAAGCCACATCCGCAGCTGGAACGACTGGCCGAGTCGGAATTGCCCGGCATCATGATCCATTCGGAAGTGGATCCGTACGCCTTCATGAATGCGAACATGGTCGTCACCACCCGCGTGATGACGGGACAGTATTCACAAGTTGCTCAAATCGCCAGCGAATATGGATGTCGCACCGTTACCAGCCTGGAACTTTTCTTCGAACGCTCGACAAAGCCTGTTGTGGCAATAGTCGGAAGCAATGGAAAGAGTACGGTGCTGGCATTGGTGGATGCGATTGCCAACCGTCAGGGACGCGCAACCTGTATCGACGCAAAATACGGCTATCCGTTCCTGGACCTGCTGGATGCGGATCAACCGGATGTCTACGTAATGGAACTGTCTGCCCAACAGCTGGCCCAGGTCCATTCAATCAGTCCTGACATCATCACGATTCTCAACCATTCGGCGGATAACGGTGCGGTGACGTCTATCGATACTGTGAAGCGGGTCGCCCGCAATGCCGATTTGCGGATTGTGAACCGTGATGATCCGGCGTTCTCCAGTGCGGACCTCAAGGGGGCGCGCATTGAGTTCGGCCGCAGCGGTCCGAAGAGTGAATCAGACTACGGTATCCTGACTGAAGGAAAGTCGCGCTGGGTCGTAAAAGGCACGGAAAAACTGATCAGGACCAATCATTGCGCGTTGCAGGGAAGTCACAATGAACTCAACATTGTGGCGGCGTGTGCGCTCGCCGAAACGATCGGCTACGCCCCATCGGTGGCGCGAAACGCAATCAAGAATTTCAAGGCGCTGCCGTACAGCTGCGAGGATGAGGGTCGCAGGAATGGTATCCGCTGGGTGAATGATGCCAGATCGACGAATGTCGATTCCACGATCGCTGCAATCGAGCATTCCAAAGGGAATGTAGTGCTGATTGCGGGTGGTCTGAGCCAGGGCGATGACTTCGCCAAGGTGGCCAGAAAGGTCAACGGAAAACTGACAGGTTGTGTGCTCTTTGGCTGCGACGGCTGGAAACTCAACCAGTCGTTCGATAGCGTCAAGAACAAGGAACTGGTCGAAAGCATCGATGATGCGATCGTCGCGGCTGAACAGATCGCGAGTGAGGGCGACTGTGTGGTGTTTTCTCCGGGTTGTGTCAGTCACGATATGTTTTCGGACTACCAACAGCGCGGTGAAACTTTCAGCAAGGCTCTGCAGACTCATTTTGATGGTAACAACACTGACACAATCTAAAGACAGGGCAACCGCTCGCAGCGTGCTGTTCTTCGATCCGACGCTGCTGATTGTCTACCTGCTTCTGGTTGCCGTGGGCATTGTCACCGCCTATTCGGCGACAATCGCACAGGCGTTTGAAGCGGGTGACTCATTCTTGTACATGAGGAAGAATCTGGTCAACCTGCTTTTTGCGCTGACCGCAATGCTGGTTGCATCGCTGATCCCGGTCCGCTTCTGGCAAAAAACAGCTCCGCTTCTGCTGCTGGGTGGAATCGGGTTGCTGGCCTTGGTTTTCGTGCCGTCGCTTGGAGTTGAGGTGAACGGCAGCAATCGCTGGATCAGGGTGGCAAACTTCAACTTCCAGCCATCAGAGATCGCCGAGCTTGCGTTCATCGTGTTTACCGCCGACTATATTTCTTCACGGCGCAATCAGCTGAACGCCACCATTGTGGGCATTCTCCCGATTCTTGGCGTGTTCTCGGTTTTTTCAATACTGCTTTTGCTGGAGCCCGACTTCGGCAGTACGGTTGTTCTCGGAGCAGCCTTGATGTGCCTGCTGTATCTCAATGGAATGCGACTTTCCCATATGGCAATGATTGCAGGTGCTGGAGTACTTGCCATAGCGGTTCTTGTGGTGCTGGAGCCCTATCGGCTGACGCGGCTGCTGTCGTTCATGGATCCGTTCGAGGACCCGTTCGATACAGGCTTTCAGCTGACTCAGTCCCTGATCGCCTTCGGAAGGGGTGAGATTTTTGGTGTGGGGCTTGGAAACAGCGTGCAGAAACTGTTTTATCTGCCCTATGCGGGATCAGATTTCCTGCTGGCGATCATCGCCGAGGAACTTGGGTTCATAGGCATATTTGCCGTGATCTCGCTGTTTGTGGTACTGACTTGGAGAATTTTCCGCATCGGCTGGCTGGCAGGCGCGACCGGAGACCATTTTGCGATGGTGATGTGTCAGGGAATCGCAATCCTGATCGCGGTATCTGCGATGATCAACATGGGTGTGAACATGGGAGTCCTGCCAACAAAGGGGCTTACCTTGCCGTTCATGAGTGAGGGCGGGACAAGTCTTATTGCCTACTCAGCTGCAATTGGAATGATCTTCTCGGTGGAGCGTCGGGCGCGGAGAGTGTCGGAACAATGAATACTGTGATAATCATGGCTGGCGGCACCGGTGGGCACATCTATCCGGCATTGGCTGTTGGTACAGCCTTGCGGGATCGCGGTGTGAAGGTCTTCTGGATGGGTGTTCGCGATGGCCTTGAATCCCGTCTTGCACGCGATCAGGGATTCGAATTTGACTCGGTCAGGACCCAAGGCGTGTGGGGGAAGGGGGTCACACGCTGGTTGACGATGCCGCTGTGGCTATCGGTTGCGATCCTGCAGTGTGTCAGCATTATCTTGCGCCGAAGGCCGGATGCGCTCTTGGGGATGGGAGGCTATGTCTGCGGTCCCGGCGGTCTGGCTGGCTGGCTGCTTCGCCGTCCTTTGGTCATTCATGAATCTAATTTCATTCCCGGGTTGACCAATCGGGCGCTTGCGTTCCTCGCAACCCGTATTCTGACCGGTTTCGAGGATACAGCAATTGCAGGCAGACCCATCTGGGTCGGCGTACCGGTCCGCGGGAGCATCATCGCGACAGGAGTCAGCCGCGATCTGTCCGATCTTGAGGCGCATCGCCCACTGAATCTTCTCGTCGTCGGTGGCAGTCAGGGTGCGCAGAGTCTGAATGAGGGGCTTCCGCAGGCAGTTGCGGAACTTCCGGCAGATCTGATGCCGAAGATAAGACATCAATCGGGGGCTGGACGCGGAGACGATACGGTACGACGTTATCGTATCCACGCAGTGGACGCTGAGGTCACCGAATACATCGACGATATGTCTGAAGCCTACCGGTGGGCTGACGTCATTGTCGCCCGTGCCGGCGCCATGTCGCTGGCAGAGATATCGGTGGTCGGACTGGCTGCGGTACTCGTGCCTTTCCCTTATGCGGCAAAAGATCATCAACGCATCAATGCCGAGATTTTTAAAGACAGGGACTGCGCCTTGGTCTGCATGGAAGGTGACCAGTTCATCCCGTGTCTGGTCGGGCATCTGAGGACGATTCTGGGCGACCGCGTGCTGATCCGAAAGATGTCGCAACGAATCCGGCAGATGGCGAGAACGGACTCGACTGAATTGGTCGCGACGAACTGTATTGACGTCATGCAATCATGAGTCGGCACCCATGAAGGCATCAAATTTTCTGGATATACCCATGCATGGATTGAAAGGACAATTGCGACAGGATGAGCCGATGAGTCGGCATACCAGCTGGCGAGCCGGCGGTTGTGCGAGCATGTTCTACACACCGAAAGGCAAGGATGACCTGGGAGAGTTCCTGAGTCGGGTGCCGGATGATGCTGACATCGCCTGGTGCGGCCTGGGCAGCAATATGCTGGTTCGAGATGGCGGGTTTCCGGGAGTTATGATTTCGACGCTGAAAGGGTTGAGCACATTGCACAAGGCAGGTGAGACGCAGGTGTATGCCGAAGCGGGTGTGCCGGGGGCGAAACTTGCGAAGTATTCGGTGGGAAATTCGCTTTGCGATGCTGAATTCATGGTCGGTATACCGGGTACTGTCGGCGGGGCGCTGGCAATGAACGCGGGTTGCTTCGGTGCGGAAACCTGGGACATTGTCGGTCATGTCGATACGATCAACCGCAGCGGTGAGCAAAAAACGAAGGATCGCGATGAATTTGACTGGGGCTATCGGTATGTCGGCAAGGACAGTGATGAATGGTTTACCGGCGCACAGTTCCGCCTTACGCTGTGTGACGGCAACCTGGGCAAGGAGAACATCAGGCGGCTTTTGAAGACGCGATCGCAGACCCAGCCGATTCAGACTGCGAATGCAGGGTCCGTGTTCCGAAATCCGCCCGGCGACTATGCGGCACGGCTGATCGAGACCGCCGGGCTGAAAAATTTTCAGATCGGTCAGGCCGGCATATCCGCGGTGCACGCGAATTTTATCGAAAACAAAGGCGAGGCGACAGCGAGTGATATTGAGAATCTGATTGATCATGCTGTCGAAGAGGTCGAACGGGTCCATGGGGTTCGACTAGAGCCTGAGGTCAGAATTATTGGAAGGACAACATCGTAAGAGGGTGGCGAAAATGAACAGGAATCAACGGTATCAAAATTTCGTGCAGCTGGTCCGCAAGAACAGTGCGGCCGGCAGTGAATCCTCGCGCGGCGGGGGAGTCATTGTTGTATCGATTCTGGCAGTTGTCATGTCGGCGGGCGCTATTTTCGGGTTGGGTGTGGACTATCTCCTGCATCCCCAGCGGTTTCCATTGAAACACATCAATGTTGAGGGAAAGTTGGTCAACACGCATCCCAGTCAGATACAGAATGCGATTGCGCAAGTGATCTCCTCCAGCAACATTCTGCAAGTGGATGTATCGAAGACCGTTGCCGCGGCACAGGCGTTACCCTGGGTGGAAAATGCATCCATCAGTCGAAGGTGGCCGGACACACTTGATGTACGAGTAAGCGAAAGAGTCATCAGCGCCCGCTGGAATTCCGACAGATGGCTGGATCAGACAGGCGTCGCGGTGACTTTGCTAAACCATGCTGACGAGAGTCTTCCTGTTTTGCGCGGCGAAAATGGGTCCGGGAAGGAGGTGCTGAATGCGTATCGGAAATTCGAGAAGATTTTTCGCAACTACGGATTGGAAGTGACCGAGCTCTCAAGATCGGCAAGAGGAAGCTGGGATGTCGAGCTGCAGGCCGCCGAGTCCGAACCGGCACCGGCGGGCGATTTGGTTGCAGGTGCAAACAGGATCAAGGTCATACTTGGACAGATTGACCCGGCAGCCAGAGTCGAGCGGTTTGGCCGATTGTATTCCGAATTACTTCACGATGTTGCTGAGCAGATTTCAGTGGTGGATATGCGCTATCCCGACGGAGTGGCGGTGCGCTGGATCGATGAAGAGCCCCGATTGGATGGGGTCATCAAATTGAAAAATTCTTAACGGAGCGACAAGCAAATGGGGAACAGTAGAAAGTCAGAGAATCAATTCATAGTGGGGCTGGACGTCGGCACGTCGAAAATCGCCGTCGTTGTATGCGAGGTTTCTCCTGTCGGAGATATTGAGGTGATCGGAGTAGCCGAGCAGCCTGCGCTTGGAATGGATAGAGGCATGGTGTCGAACATCGACCTCATGGTCCGGTCCATCAAGCAGGCGATCGCTGAGGCCGAGACGATGGCAGACTGCGAGATTGTGGGGGTGTTCGCC
The genomic region above belongs to Acidiferrobacterales bacterium and contains:
- the mraY gene encoding phospho-N-acetylmuramoyl-pentapeptide-transferase, with the translated sequence MLTHFFLSMAGEHTWLNIFRYVTFRGVLAVMTALALGVFVFPYTIRKLTQYSIGEVTRDDDVPMHSGKGGTPTMGGVIIILSVCIAVLLWADLNVRFVWIVLMGMLGFAVIGFIDDWIKLKSVINGTPRGLSVRVKLLMQIVTAAVIALALYMTATSPVDTAYIVPVLKDISLDFGIWFIPLTMLVIVATSNATNLTDGLDGLAILPIVMVAGGLGVFSYATGHSVFSQYLAIPFIEGAGELAIFCASIVGGGLAFLAFNCHPAQIFMGDVGALALGTAIAVVAVAVRQELVLFVMGGLFVLEAVSVITQVISYKLFGRRIWLMSPLHHHLELKQWPETRITVRLWIVSFVLVLSGLATLKIR
- the murB gene encoding UDP-N-acetylmuramate dehydrogenase — encoded protein: MKASNFLDIPMHGLKGQLRQDEPMSRHTSWRAGGCASMFYTPKGKDDLGEFLSRVPDDADIAWCGLGSNMLVRDGGFPGVMISTLKGLSTLHKAGETQVYAEAGVPGAKLAKYSVGNSLCDAEFMVGIPGTVGGALAMNAGCFGAETWDIVGHVDTINRSGEQKTKDRDEFDWGYRYVGKDSDEWFTGAQFRLTLCDGNLGKENIRRLLKTRSQTQPIQTANAGSVFRNPPGDYAARLIETAGLKNFQIGQAGISAVHANFIENKGEATASDIENLIDHAVEEVERVHGVRLEPEVRIIGRTTS
- the ftsW gene encoding putative lipid II flippase FtsW, with product MVTTLTQSKDRATARSVLFFDPTLLIVYLLLVAVGIVTAYSATIAQAFEAGDSFLYMRKNLVNLLFALTAMLVASLIPVRFWQKTAPLLLLGGIGLLALVFVPSLGVEVNGSNRWIRVANFNFQPSEIAELAFIVFTADYISSRRNQLNATIVGILPILGVFSVFSILLLLEPDFGSTVVLGAALMCLLYLNGMRLSHMAMIAGAGVLAIAVLVVLEPYRLTRLLSFMDPFEDPFDTGFQLTQSLIAFGRGEIFGVGLGNSVQKLFYLPYAGSDFLLAIIAEELGFIGIFAVISLFVVLTWRIFRIGWLAGATGDHFAMVMCQGIAILIAVSAMINMGVNMGVLPTKGLTLPFMSEGGTSLIAYSAAIGMIFSVERRARRVSEQ
- the murD gene encoding UDP-N-acetylmuramoyl-L-alanine--D-glutamate ligase — encoded protein: MQATQNTIGNSVPSAVVVGLGKNSISCAAYLIDEGWDVEMLDVKPHPQLERLAESELPGIMIHSEVDPYAFMNANMVVTTRVMTGQYSQVAQIASEYGCRTVTSLELFFERSTKPVVAIVGSNGKSTVLALVDAIANRQGRATCIDAKYGYPFLDLLDADQPDVYVMELSAQQLAQVHSISPDIITILNHSADNGAVTSIDTVKRVARNADLRIVNRDDPAFSSADLKGARIEFGRSGPKSESDYGILTEGKSRWVVKGTEKLIRTNHCALQGSHNELNIVAACALAETIGYAPSVARNAIKNFKALPYSCEDEGRRNGIRWVNDARSTNVDSTIAAIEHSKGNVVLIAGGLSQGDDFAKVARKVNGKLTGCVLFGCDGWKLNQSFDSVKNKELVESIDDAIVAAEQIASEGDCVVFSPGCVSHDMFSDYQQRGETFSKALQTHFDGNNTDTI
- the murG gene encoding undecaprenyldiphospho-muramoylpentapeptide beta-N-acetylglucosaminyltransferase, which gives rise to MNTVIIMAGGTGGHIYPALAVGTALRDRGVKVFWMGVRDGLESRLARDQGFEFDSVRTQGVWGKGVTRWLTMPLWLSVAILQCVSIILRRRPDALLGMGGYVCGPGGLAGWLLRRPLVIHESNFIPGLTNRALAFLATRILTGFEDTAIAGRPIWVGVPVRGSIIATGVSRDLSDLEAHRPLNLLVVGGSQGAQSLNEGLPQAVAELPADLMPKIRHQSGAGRGDDTVRRYRIHAVDAEVTEYIDDMSEAYRWADVIVARAGAMSLAEISVVGLAAVLVPFPYAAKDHQRINAEIFKDRDCALVCMEGDQFIPCLVGHLRTILGDRVLIRKMSQRIRQMARTDSTELVATNCIDVMQS
- a CDS encoding cell division protein FtsQ/DivIB, producing the protein MNRNQRYQNFVQLVRKNSAAGSESSRGGGVIVVSILAVVMSAGAIFGLGVDYLLHPQRFPLKHINVEGKLVNTHPSQIQNAIAQVISSSNILQVDVSKTVAAAQALPWVENASISRRWPDTLDVRVSERVISARWNSDRWLDQTGVAVTLLNHADESLPVLRGENGSGKEVLNAYRKFEKIFRNYGLEVTELSRSARGSWDVELQAAESEPAPAGDLVAGANRIKVILGQIDPAARVERFGRLYSELLHDVAEQISVVDMRYPDGVAVRWIDEEPRLDGVIKLKNS